Below is a genomic region from Drosophila kikkawai strain 14028-0561.14 chromosome X, DkikHiC1v2, whole genome shotgun sequence.
aaatccattttgGAGACCTGGGCCTGAGTGGCGaaacgaaaataaacaatGTGCAAATGCTGTGTATCCTTGCAGGACCCAAGATCATTGTGCGCACCGAGGAGGTGCTGATTGTCGGCCTCGTCCTTGTCCTGTGGGTGGGCGCCATCATGCTGTTCTTCAATCGCTGGGGCAAGATCCGGATGCTGGAGCCGTATCAGCCCAAgtttcagcagcagcatcgcaGCTCCTGTCCGCTGGTGGATCTGGATGCAGTTCAAACGCATCAGGTAGGTCCtggtaaaaataataatcatttcactgatatatgaaatgtatacattttttaatttataattttttttaaatttttatttttatttttttttgcctttgcaGCGCTCCTCCGTATCGCGAATGTCGATGGGCATGGTGCACAATCTGAATATGCCGACGTGTCAATTTGCGGCCTATAATCCCAACATTTATGCCAAGGGTATGTACTGCCTCCTCTGTCTGTCCTTTTTTCTCTGTCACCCCCTTACCAGCCATACGctttttccactttttccACTTTACCCACCAATGTCCCATGTCACCACCCGCCACCCAAGCCGCCGCCTACCCTGaatgcaattaaaatcgaaCATCCATCGAGCTCAAAGTATCCCCCGCTTGTACTGCATACTTTTATGCATAGCCCAGGGCTGCACAGTGGCTGTCTATCGAAAGGGAAATAAGTTATCGATAATGaatatatcttttaaaaatattgcaataATAAATAGCagcaaattttgattttattttaaatttgaaataaaaaaacaacatatttcagtaaatatatataataataataagaatataCATTCAAATCATGATATATTCTTGTGATATGATATAATTTAATgatctaaaaaataatattaatttaatttccagtTTTTTAGACacatttattagtttttaaactaaaatcaaaAGGTTTTTTGCTATATAGCAGAGGCTCGTAGGACATTGTTCAGAGACCTAAAGCTTACCTAGTGATTTATGGAATATAGATTTAGATTACTTCCACTTCCGCTTAATGAACTGCCCAACATATGCTCGAGTCTGAGAAGCGATCCCCTCCAGCTCTGGGGAATTAAGTACCTCCGCCACTCCAACACTCCTTCAAATGAGAATCGAAATACTTATGCGTAATGCGCGCTAGTTGAAGCGTTTGTTAATGCCTCCGCCACGCCCCCCATTTGCTGGTAAATACAGCATTTAGTTGTAGTCACTTTCCCTGTTCCCTCAGCTTCgcttctctctttttttttttttttaatgagttGCCAGACAATTACGTTGAAGGCAGCGGAGCGCAAGCGAAGCAAATaacaatacaattttaatgCCACTGCCGGATGATGGGGCTTCCCCTCCAGGATTTCCCtccctcgctctctctctctttttgcgCAATTAAATCGCATGGCAACGCACATGAGGAGCACACGGACAAGGATAAAAGCTGTAGACAGCGGAAAGTCTATTAAGTTGAGTCAAGACACTGCAGCGTGGCTTTCGGGGGGGTTCAGGATGCTGGCCtacattttaaatcaatttctaAATCGAATGTCTGAGCAAAAGTAGTTTGAGATGCGACAAGAGACATCTGGAATATCAATCATTCATTTATCTCAATTAGGGATTATAAGGAATcgctctaaaatataaataatattatattaaaacctAGTTTATTTCCTACATTTCCTTCCAGGCTACGCCTCTCATGTGTCCCAAGTGTCGCGTCCGCGCCAGAACTCGGTGTTTGTGGGCGCCAGCACCAGTCACTACCTGATGCCGCGGCCTCCCAGGAAGACCCGCTCGGCGATGGACCTGCACTCCATGGTTCTGGACGAGAGTGCCGAACAGGTGTAGGGTCTGGAATTAGGGTATGAATAATCCTAAGAGAGAGCCGAACAAGTCAAAAGTCAAAGGGGGGTGGGCGCATGTGACTCATTTTCTTCTGTGGGAAAACAAGTAGTAATTTGTGgctaataaaatttgtaaaataagttGAAAAAAATGACATAGAGATTCTGAAATTCAGGATTTGtatattaaagtttttgaaaattcGGGGGGAGAatttgggaaaaaataaaggaaagaaAGGAAATCTTTAAGAACTCAAAGTTTGAGCCCTAAAAAGTatgctttcttttttctttctattttttaaaaacctcaaattccttttaaattaaaaagaatatttttgtaaatttacaACTGCTAAAAACATACTTAAAACCCATTTTAAACCTTACtttgatttataaaaatattcatgttcctttttttttgccttttccgGAAGCTCCCCAGAATTTTCAAAAACCCAAAGGCTTCGCGTAAAATACAAggaattttgttattaatatttagtGTGGGGAAACAAAAGGCtacaataaatttgtttattgattttatttaagtatttaagtGGTTTCCAGAGACGGAAGAAAATGGGTTAAAAATGGCAGTTAACACGagattaatatatataaagataatttttttttgtggatataCGCACTGTCCAATATTTGCAACTGGTAGAACTACTACCTCTATCATCCTCTCGAGTTCTTTCTGTGCTGGCACAGAGTCAATTTGCGTCAATTTTGGATATCATTTGGGGCCAGCTGAGTGCTATGACACCAGCTATCGGCAGAGCACTGTTGCTGGTCGATTATTATATCTAGAGCTATCGATTGTAGATTGTATTATTAGCCCTATCCTAGCCAGTGTTACCTTAACCTTAGCTTACCAAGTTTTTTCCCAACTCTAACTTAGCGTGTTTTTTCGACATttacaactacaactacacAGTTATTGGATGCCAGAGCAAATTgttaggaatatatatatccagTATATCCCTGGAACGGAACTCGTTTAGTTCATAAGCCCGAAAGCTCAAAATATAGATCAAATACTCGACCAAAATAACCAAATTGAGACCCTCTCTTTTACTTTAGAACCGATCTtaggtctctctctctctctcccaaCCAACTCTTAACTAACTTGTAAGTAATTTCGACCAACAAAAATGGTAAACTGAGAAAACTGAGCAAAAGGACGAAAGGAAAACCAAAGAACAACTAACTAACGAAAGCTTTAAATTCCTTGGGTCCCTTCGGAGAGGGGAAGGACCCGCAAAACCGAAACAAAGAAACCCATCCAGATCGAagtactatatacatatatatatatatatatatatatatatataaaactaactAAAGCTGAGAACCGTACTTTAGGCTTAAGGCATACGAATAGGAGATCAAAATACGTGGATCAATGTTATCTCTCACACATCTCTCTAGTCGGACAGTTTCTTCACACAACTCGAATGAATACGAATGAATATAGTATATAACGAACAATTGTTGAATATGAATGTTTAATTAACGtgtttacaatatttacaaGGCCTGAGCAAACCAATTATATATTGTACTTGTGTACTATATCAAAagctatactatatatacatatacattatattatatatgggtaaaaaagaaaacaaaagcgaaacaaaacaattatatacattttgatgaattcaattaaaatatgaaattatatttgagGCGAAAGAAAAGAgtgttttggttttattttggtaaaaaaGATGGAAAAAAGGTGAGATaagtgtaatatatatatatatatatatatatatatatatatatattatatatctttAATATCTATATACCATATTCCAGCTAAGAGTCTCCtgcttattttataaatttaaaaaattaaactagaAGTTGCCAAGTTTTACAAACTTCGGTTTGGCCTTGCTTTTCAAAGTGACCACTTCTTGCTTCTGCTCTGTGGCATTTTCTCTCTTTTCTACTTTGGTCACTCTAAAAGGATGCATCCTTCAGTTGGTTGCCAACAAGGTCATCATGGATCTGGCTTTGAGCTCCATGAAGTTGGCCCTTGGTAATCTTATGCTTAAACCGTTCAATCTGGAAGTGATGCTGATGAAACCGGGGTCGCAGAGCCACAAGTTTACCGAAAAAGATCTGGAGGAGGATATTTAGCGTTTACAGGATTCTGAGGAATGGTTTGAAGACATTTAAAGCGAAACTTTGAtgattacaaattaattaagggAAACCCTCCTAAAATAGTGGTTAAATTACAGGACATAAAATAGAGAGCTTAATGAATCGTCACCCGCTGGGAAAGCCACATTCCACCAAACACATTTCACAGATGTCCTCGTTGTCGGCTTCGATTTAACACAAAAATGGCCAGAAGGGGATGAGGGGCAGGCCAATAAACGGAAGCCATTCCAAGTCTGGCCATTCTCGGGTTCAAGTGCAGGCGATTTATGATGCCGATGCCATTGCAGCAGCGAGAAGGAGCCAGCGGGTCAGCGAGGAGCGACCTTGTCGCCGCCGCGGGCCACAAATCAAATGGGCCAGCCAACCAGCCTccccttttctttttccttttttcttcgGGCCATGACACATTTTTGGGAGTAGCCCTTAGCCATTTCTGCAGTTTTCCCATAAAATACTAAGTGTTTTATTGAGTCCCATTGTCAAGCTTTGGGCACACACTGAGGGAAAGTGGAAGggatatatatagataatctatattattatattttaacttaagAGAAGTTTACTAAATTAGGGTACTTTcttgtataaattaaaaatgtatttagcAAGGCCTTAAAACATATCCTGAATTGATATTAAATCCCAGAAAGCTCTTGGAATATTTGCTGACTTAGCAGGGATTCTCGCTGGGACTCCTCAAGGGTTCGAAGAAAGCTcgtaaaatcatttaaataaaaaaaagcaactcCCATTGTTCGCACACTTGCCAACAAAATTATGGACATTCAGCCGGAATCTAATCGCCAGCTGTAGCCAACAAAATGTTTAACGATGGCCCCGGCCAATCTGCATAACAATGTGAATTAATTTCAGGGCCCAGCCACATGCCATATAGTACACTTAGAGACCAGGGAGAGGTGGCGGAAGTGTGTCAAAGATTGATTGACAAGGTCAAAGGGGAGGTAGGGAGTCTGCGTAAAAATCTAGGACAAGTGCCCGGCTCGAGTGGCTAATCAAAAATGCTTAGCATTATGTTTTTTCCCTGAAGCACGGAGCTGGGGAATAAGGTTCTAGATTTATGGACCAAAACTTAATTGCCTGTGTTTGCCGATTTTCGTGAACAGGAGTTGTCCTTTAGCAGGACACAATTTATGCAGTTGCTGAAAATGtatgcatttaatttgtatttttttagggACTctaaatttatgtattttatatgataatttttaggataaatcaaatttaaaaatattataactaagCTAAAAATTAACCACCTTCTGCTacaaatatgttgaaaaacccACTCGCTTGatactataattcccaactagttctGGTATCTTATGAGTGGTAAACCAGCTGAATGTTGAGgtgctttcttttttatatttttaaaaaccttcttaattaatttattccaatatttaaaaagttataaattaacATCAAAAATTTATTCGTTAATCATTagcttttcagcattttatctGTAACTCCCAAATAAGCAGCATTTCCGTTTCCGAAATTACTCTGATATCCTTTAGCATTCGTAAGGTTTTCCCCTCAATTTCAACTGGCTGCTTTTCCGTTTTTCAATTTACTTTTCGGCGCTTTTTCTTCGTTATCTTTGATTTGTCCACTGAGGGacatttaaatggaatttcagCTCGATTCCGTGTCCTGTGTACCGTCTCCTGTGTACCCTTCTGTTCCAGCAAACCGACCAGCACGCACGTCAGCCAGCtggctgttgttattgttgcggCAACAAACGCCGGAAGCCTTCAGtgtcctcctccgcctccccCGGCTCTCCCCTCGCACTCGGTAATGTCTTCGTTTTTGTTGCAAGGACACCAAGCTACTGCGCACTTGCAATTCCTTTCATCCTTCGCAATTCCCTCCTCCCGCATCACATTTTCAGAGCAGCAGCTCCCTCGCTCCTTTCGACGTTTCCTCGACTTTTCCTGACTTTTCCCTACTCCCACATGAGCGATCACTTTAATTGCTGCAGCTTTATTTTGACGCTGGCTGCCGGTTTTTGGGCCATAAACGTAAATCAGAATTCTAGATGGCCCACAAAATCCATGATGACGTTTTGGGATTTTTCCCTCGCCTTGCACTTTTCTTTGAGTTGTAAAATCCACGGCCATATTTCCCCGggttagaaaataatttagtttGAGGAGATTCTTTGATTGCAGCAGCAAAATCCTTTCAAAAAGGTTATAAAAACCCATTTTAAAATGACCTTTTTACAAGCACATTGACTCTGGATTTCCAACCATTAAAGATTTCTATGGCATCCTCAGACAAATGGAGCCTTTTTgaccaaataaaatatatacatattatatttttttggaacTGCAGCTAATCTGCCATCAGGACAAggatatatgtgtgtatattttttgaaatttatgcaGAACGCTTGCTGTCCAGTCCTGGCCATTTAGCCTAATAGTTGGTCCAGCTGATGGATGGCCTCCCCCTTCCAAACGCCGTCCGCCTCCCCCTGCCAGCATGAATGATGGCCCACAATGTCCTGGGACTAGGACACGCACTAGCCCTGCTCGTACATCAAGTGCAAACAAACATGAAATTTGATTACCAAAACACGAGCGAGCAAGCGAACGCTCTGGCTAAAAGCCACTTGCCTTTGCAGCTTTTCCGCTTTCCCGGTTTCCCACTTTCCCGTTTCGGCCACTATGATTAATCGTAGCTGCACTTGCAGCTGCATTCGGGCCAGAAGCCACCGCCAGAACACCACCGCCGCCCAGTTAATCAGGAGGCGGATGGGAGCCAAGTGAGGCTGCTAATTATGTTGTGACTGCCACCGCCGACCTTGTCCAGGCCAAGCCAACCCCATGCCCACACCCCCCGCCCACTGGCCACCGCACAATGTGTGCGGTTTCTCACAATTCTGAGGCACTCCTTCTCCGTCGTCTCCAGTTACACTCGGCGAAAAGGTGGCCagcatataattttatttagattttagcAAAAtcgttttgttttaattgtaatgcatctttttaaaaatatgagtttatgttaattaaaaaacatttaaactcTACATGACACATACAaatttagttttgaaaaaatattaaaaaacatttttaaatcgtataaaaaaactaatttagaattaaaatataaatttatattaatatttattatatatttaaagttaaagcttcaaataaaaatgtaaacagaGAGGATCTAGGCTCCAGAGAGTGGGAGAGTGGAAACTGAGAGAGAACGAGAGTGACGCTCTCTCGCAGCCTCCAGCTTTCTGACGTCTACAAGTCTTTCGCCATTCCTTTTCACATCAGTTTTCGCAAGAACATTTTTCGGCAGGAAAACGCGTGCTCCTCCAAAAACGGGATAAAAACGTGGTAaaaacgatcggaaaattgcAGAAAAACATTGTCGTGCCGTGGAAAATGATAATCTGATCGAATGCCAAAAAAATCTAAGCCCGGAAAGCGTAAAGTTCGGTTTTATTTCGGTTTTAGTTTACTCCAATTGTCAGTGCGAGTGCAAGTGGGACGGAGCACATGGCAGTGCCTGTGACGCCTCCTTGCTTTCGTGTTCTTCTTCTTGCTTTGATCGGCAAAAGCGAAGAACAAGAGTAAGGAAAACTGTGAAAAAAACGGGCAAAAGGCGGCGAAAGAGTGCcattcgtttttgttttttatttttttttatttttttactatgGTTAAAGTGAAAAAAAGTGGCAGtgatttttgtaataatttataaaatataaagagagGAGGAATATTTACGTTTGGACGCCACAAATAATAGGTGAGTATCTTGTAGTATTtagtttttctctttcttttttggttaTCTTCTCTTTCTGATATTTGCccttgaaatttaaatgtaaacaaacgaACCGAGAACTGCTCTCTAACGGGAAGGATATCCTGGAATAAGATCCAAATTTAAGGATTGGAAAATTCAGGCAGTGTTTGTTTTGAGGGAAATTATTTGTACAgagaaataaacacaaaatcgaattaaataaccctaaataattaatttataaatacttatCAATCTTCGgcttgccgaagttagcttcctttccaGTTGTTTTGTATCTTAAATCTAAATcttaatgtaatattttaagaattaataGCAAATCGAAATATATCTGGCAAACATTTGGTATGCCTGCTAAGCTCTAAAAACTCTTGTACCCTCGGAATACTTGTTATTATGGTAATTATTTCGCCCAACCGAGTGCAGggaatttctctcagtgtaccTCCATGCCGCCTGGTGACAAATGCAATAAAGAGAGCGAAAGCGAGAAGCCTTTGTGGGGGATGGATGGAGGCTTACTGTTGCCAGTTTGATTAATGACGGCGATTGCCGGGACCGCTGACTGATGAGTGGAAGAGCGGGTCCGAGTCCGGGGCAAAGTCCTTCCTCCACCTCCTACTCTCTCTCAAGATGACCCACGATGAGCCACTTTATTATTTGTGGAGTTGTCTGCCTCCCCGTGCCCGCAATCTGCACAGACTCGCTGACTCGCTTTTAAATCCGAACAAAACTCTGCCACAAGACCAGGAATCAATCAGGAGGCGTTGTGGGGGCGTGGCCGGAGAGTGCAGCATCCCGACTGTCATCAATGTTTACGAGGGACCCATAATGACGAAACATTGAACGAAGACAGGCGGGCGCGGGGCTCCACCATTCCCATGGAACAATCAAAAGGGACACGCAGCCTCATCACTCCCACCTTCTTTCTTtcttgctgtttttttttgggggggctTCCCCTTTGTTGTTCGAACGACCATTGTTGTTGCGAACAATGCGTGAAAATAAAACGGGCGATAATGAGTGCACGAGACGTTGAGCCGAGAACTGACCCGAGTTTGTCATCCATCCATATTCCATTTATGCCAGCCCCAACCAGCCCGTGGGGGATGGGGATGGTGAGACTCAAAAAGGCAACAAGCCGTTGGAAGCCATAAAACGGTCAGCAAATAGCAAAAAACCCTAAAAGGCGGGCGGGCGACCAACTGTCACTGGCAGCGACACCCCCAGAAAGCCCATCATCCATAAACACTCATAAAGatcaggaaaataaaaaggttTATGCTGCAAGATGTTGCCCCGAAAAGGCAATCAAAATGTGGGAAATGCGCCACATTGAGCATGGCGTCTGCTTGCTTTCCGGGGGCAATCAAGCGGCTGTCCAGGATCTCTAATCCAATTGAGCGTGCCAAAAttgggatttttaaatattctccattatttaaaagcttttttggcgcctaataatttgaatttcttGTTGCTGAGCGTTGCCAGACTGGCGTTAACATGTCTCTGGTATGTTAAATTTTAACAGACAGCAACTATGTTAACTAACATTTATGCTGACAACAGCGACTGTAACAGCTAACAGTCTTGAAGATATTACATTCTAACATGTCAAACATTGTGTACTTTACACACATACCAGTGTAGAAATACATAGCTCAtgtcaagaatatattttcttttgttttttttgtcttttctcgttttattattaatttataacaatATGCACACATACAATTTAgctaatatatattattttacgctcataaataaaagaaaaatacacgACACTCagagaaagcaaaaaaaaaaaagtggggATATTGGAAATCGTAAGGTGGAATTGCTCGTTCAACTCTCTGGGTTTCCCTAAAACATCTTCTTCCTGACCGCCGTGTAGCGCTCCATGTAGACGTCGTAGCCGTCAAGGTCGGTGAACTGCTTCGAGTTGAACAGGTTGCCATCGACGGCCAGATTGCAGATCTTC
It encodes:
- the LOC108074952 gene encoding uncharacterized protein; protein product: MAANSNKPRYRYRYKCNHSAAGTLECLLHLVLFATVVRLEVLADEEVTTASSLSEEWGSGWRGTNFLVEVEQTAPMSPPSSSSASSNGSEDYMGELSSQEVDEGFTTGATTGGASNSSTAVETGPKIIVRTEEVLIVGLVLVLWVGAIMLFFNRWGKIRMLEPYQPKFQQQHRSSCPLVDLDAVQTHQRSSVSRMSMGMVHNLNMPTCQFAAYNPNIYAKGYASHVSQVSRPRQNSVFVGASTSHYLMPRPPRKTRSAMDLHSMVLDESAEQV